Proteins encoded within one genomic window of Arachis ipaensis cultivar K30076 chromosome B08, Araip1.1, whole genome shotgun sequence:
- the LOC107614130 gene encoding F-box protein At2g27310 encodes MDIDMITTLHSDIINSHILTRLDGPTLASAAASSSHLRRLCTQHHLWTTICASTWPSLTHPLAAHLISTLPNQHRSIFSDSFPSLHPSALHNNQNPPPSPSPELISAVDIYYNGQPVFSRVHRTETQKGWFLCSPLWIDILEPNETVPTPLKFAKSEDDDDWLRHVQENLELSWILIDPSLKRAANLSSRRAVSARRHWLTGEAEVVYAVGVEEGGAQCAVKVTCCGKSGGEMQVREVSLTMEDLDGRHVMGRDSMVILQRAMESSKRKKVDVGEAKERYEKFCDTKIERREMRIKKEKAMDTLAMFVAFTVFVTLFCFLRFYVCV; translated from the coding sequence atggATATCGATATGATCACCACTCTTCACTCTGACATCATCAACTCCCACATCCTCACCCGCCTCGACGGCCCCACCCTCGCCTCCGCAGCCGCCTCCTCCTCCCACCTCCGCCGTCTCTGCACCCAGCACCACCTCTGGACCACCATCTGCGCCTCCACCTGGCCCTCCCTCACCCACCCCCTTGCCGCACATCTCATCTCTACTCTCCCCAATCAACACCGCTCCATCTTCTCCGACTCCTTCCCCTCCCTTCACCCATCCGCCCTCCATAACAACCAAAATCCACCGCCATCGCCCTCGCCAGAACTCATCTCCGCCGTTGACATCTACTACAACGGCCAACCCGTCTTTTCCCGCGTCCACCGCACCGAAACCCAAAAGGGATGGTTCCTCTGCTCCCCTCTCTGGATCGATATACTTGAACCCAACGAGACGGTTCCCACGCCATTGAAGTTCGCCAAAAGCGAAGACGACGACGACTGGCTCAGGCACGTCCAGGAGAATCTGGAACTCAGCTGGATCCTAATCGACCCGAGCCTGAAGCGCGCGGCCAACCTGTCGAGCCGGAGGGCGGTGTCTGCCCGGCGTCACTGGCTGACCGGAGAGGCGGAGGTGGTGTACGCCGTGGGCGTGGAGGAAGGAGGGGCGCAGTGCGCCGTGAAGGTGACATGCTGCGGAAAATCGGGCGGGGAGATGCAGGTGAGGGAGGTGAGTTTGACGATGGAGGACCTTGATGGGCGGCACGTGATGGGGAGGGACAGCATGGTAATTTTGCAGAGGGCGATGGAGAGTAGTAAGAGGAAGAAGGTGGATGTGGGAGAAGCCAAGGAGAGGTATGAAAAGTTCTGTGATACGAAGATTGAGAGGAGAGAGATGAGGATCAAGAAAGAGAAAGCTATGGACACTCTTGCCATGTTCGTCGCTTTCACCGTCTTCGTTACCTTGTTTTGCTTCCTCAGGTTCTATGTCTGTGTTTGA
- the LOC107613924 gene encoding photosystem I subunit O: MAASLGSVVGLGSTSRLTSGFVRSAVNARNPLRLACPSVRGGKATCFERNWLRTDYNVIGFGLIGWLAPSSIPAINGNSLTGLFFESIGAELAHFPTPPALDSQFWLWLVTWHLGLFICLTFGQIGFKGRTEDYF; this comes from the exons ATGGCAGCAAGTTTGGGCAGCGTTGTAGGACTTGGCAGCACAAGTCGCCTGACTTCAG GATTTGTGAGATCGGCAGTGAATGCTAGGAACCCGTTAAGGCTAGCTTGCCCATCTGTACGGGGAGGAAAGGCTACCTG CTTCGAGAGGAACTGGTTGAGGACGGATTACAACGTGATTGGGTTTGGGTTAATTGGTTGGTTAGCACCTTCCAGCATTCCGGCTATCAATGGCAACAGTCTAACTGGACTCTTCTTTGAAAGCATTGGAGCTGAGCTTGCTCACTTCCCTACCCCTCCTGCTCTCGATTCCCAGTTTTG GTTGTGGCTGGTTACGTGGCACCTGGGCCTCTTCATCTGCCTCACCTTTGGCCAAATTGGATTCAAGGGAAGGACTGAAGACTACTTTTGA
- the LOC107614459 gene encoding intracellular protein transport protein USO1, giving the protein MSSCHTSNLKHKNNHNNSIIRKRACSFSSTTNSSSSSSLVGSYPFKRAILVRKTRKTRSPSMAAHLLHGVPSKERELYMSARKLAATLWEINDLPPSRVEKELESEPIKAIKDKSVGLLRSGLLKPRISDPSYTHFYEGIERLENKKCKRRVSASSHQFHLANYFLEGMDDAHSTLNFIEEGNQIRNKKNCAKCRVGFKNPMKEARNGISTCKKLLKVLNDMCIQEQQSSSIPLILAMRSELDRVRNQIDQLIQDQGSNQNDMECLMKNFAEEKAAWRRRERERIREAITSIAQDLEVEKKLRRQTEKLNKKIAREMAGAKASYLKVSKDLEREKRAKEILQQVCDELAKGIGEDREQVEKLKRESAKVRQEVEKEREMLQLADILREERVQMKLSEAKYQFEEKNALLENLRNELEGFIRTKEEENGDVDVNPELKRFKDLESYLNTSCWEFQNPVKDYNGLDDGDDSDLQSIELNMDNDNKSYKWSYACENDAQERVSVEKDRGRRSISEKIQWGSICFNKGSSSCKKRDIVTINIQGSSDQCNGEKSTEFLYGAERQDDYDEEEEENEGNVPITSLRDCLSCVSPAKGRVQPLNLQCINGEAEGHNLKQEVAGRKFMC; this is encoded by the exons ATGTCTTCGTGCCACACAAGTAATCTCAAACACAAGAATAACCACAACAACAGTATCATCAGGAAGCGAGCCTGTTCTTTCTCCTCTAccaccaactcttcttcttcttcctctttggtGGGAAGCTACCCTTTCAAGAGAGCTATTTTGGTTAGGAAAACCAGGAAAACAAGGTCACCTTCTATGGCCGCGCATCTTCTTCATGGGGTACCCTCTAAAGAGAGGGAACTGTATATGTCTGCAAGGAAACTCGCTGCTACTCTATGGGAAATCAATGATTTGCCACCTTCAAGGGTGGAGAAGGAGCTTGAGTCCGAGCCAATCAAAGCCATAAAGGATAAAAGTGTTGGCTTATTGAGATCAGGATTATTGAAGCCACGTATCTCAGATCCATCATATACTCATTTCTATGAG GGAATTGAAAGGTTGGAAAATAAGAAATGCAAAAGAAGAGTTTCAGCCTCATCTCATCAATTTCACTTGGCTAATTACTTCTTGGAGGGCATGGATGATGCTCATTCTACTCTCAATTTCATTGAG GAAGGGAATCAGATAAGAAACAAGAAGAATTGTGCTAAATGCAGGGTTGGATTCAAGAACCCTATGAAGGAAGCTAGAAATGGAATATCTACATGCAAGAAGCTGCTAAAGGTGTTGAATGATATGTGCATTCAAGAGCAGCAGTCATCAAGCATACCCCTCATCTTGGCAATGCGCAGTGAGCTTGATCGCGTGCGCAACCAAATCGATCAACTGATCCAAGATCAGGGCTCAAACCAGAATGACATGGAGTGTCTCATGAAGAATTTTGCAGAAGAGAAGGCTGCCTGGAGAAGAAGAGAACGAGAAAGGATCCGCGAAGCAATAACAAGTATAGCACAAGATCTTGAGGTGGAGAAGAAGTTAAGAAGGCAAACAGAGAAGTTAAACAAGAAGATTGCCAGAGAAATGGCTGGTGCAAAAGCCTCCTACTTAAAAGTTTCCAAAGATCTTGAAAGGGAGAAAAGGGCCAAAGAGATTTTGCAGCAAGTTTGTGATGAACTAGCCAAAGGCATTGGGGAGGACAGAGAACAGGTAGAGAAGCTCAAGAGGGAATCAGCTAAAGTCCGCCAAGAGGTTGAAAAGGAGAGGGAGATGCTTCAGCTAGCTGATATTTTGCGCGAGGAGAGAGTTCAGATGAAGCTCTCAGAGGCTAAGTATCAATTTGAGGAGAAAAATGCTCTGTTGGAAAATCTGAGAAATGAGCTTGAGGGATTCATCAGgactaaagaagaagaaaatggtgaTGTTGATGTTAATCCTGAGTTGAAAAGATTCAAGGATCTTGAGTCTTATTTAAACACATCATGCTGGGAATTCCAAAATCCAGTGAAAGACTATAATGGTTTAGATGATGGAGATGATAGTGATCTTCAGTCCATAGAATTGAACATGGACAATGATAATAAGAGCTACAAGTGGAGTTATGCTTGTGAAAATGATGCTCAAGAAAGAGTTTCAGTTGAAAAAGATAGAGGGAGGAGATCTATCTCTGAGAAAATTCAGTGGGGAAGTATTTGCTTCAACAAGGGTAGTTCTAGTTGTAAGAAGAGGGACATTGTTACTATAAACATTCAGGGAAGTTCTGATCAGTGTAATGGAGAAAAGTCAACTGAATTTCTATATGGAGCTGAGAGACAAGATGAttatgatgaggaggaggaagaaaatGAGGGCAATGTGCCAATCACTAGTCTTAGAGATTGTTTATCATGTGTTAGTCCTGCTAAAGGAAGAGTTCAACCATTGAATTTGCAGTGTATTAATGGTGAAGCTGAGGGACACAATCTGAAGCAAGAAGTTGCTGGAAGAAAATTCATGTGTTAA
- the LOC107613474 gene encoding NAC domain-containing protein 40 isoform X2 has translation MVDRDSSEAHMSIAASSIFPGFRFCPTDEELISYYLRKKLDGDEDSVQVISELELCTFEPWDLPGKSFIQSDNEWFFFSPRGRKYPNGSQSKRATECGYWKATGKERVVKSGQNVIGTKRTLVFHLGRAPKGERTEWIMHEYCVNDKSQDSLVICRLKRNTEFRASDHSNRTSHDSDCGVSEGVTVQGDTYVPIQDKETGCSSKRTSSSNSSPSTTGQIESSHRVANEGNEANQANEANVANEINQVNEAIEANVANEVNIANEANQVNQANEANVANPRNHPQVNEEEDCYAEILNDDIIKLDESTLSRPSPPQGTANRRIRLRVPKSTVPKSRVPKSRVPTGNGCQCSKQSSNKINTFLSYPLVVFTFFVFTLLALGFFFIRRSQTTAQYSQDLSRV, from the exons ATGGTGGACAGGGATTCAAGCGAAGCACACATGTCAATAGCAGCTTCTTCGATATTCCCTGGCTTTAGGTTCTGTCCCACTGACGAGGAGTTGATCTCTTATTACCTCAGGAAAAAGCTGGACGGTGATGAGGACAGTGTTCAGGTCATTTCGGAGCTTGAGCTTTGCACATTTGAGCCTTGGGATTTGCCAG GAAAATCCTTCATTCAATCTGACAACGAGTGGTTTTTCTTCTCGCCACGGGGGAGAAAGTATCCCAATGGTTCACAGAGTAAAAGGGCAACTGAATGTGGATATTGGAAGGCCACAGGGAAAGAACGCGTTGTAAAGTCTGGTCAGAATGTTATTGGTACCAAACGCACTTTGGTATTCCATCTCGGTCGAGCTCCTAAAGGCGAAAGAACTGAATGGATTATGCATGAGTACTGCGTCAATGACAAATCTCAG GATTCATTGGTAATTTGTCGGCTCAAGAGGAATACAGAATTCCGTGCAAGTGATCATTCTAACAGAACTTCACACGATAGTGATTGTGGAGTCTCAGAAGGAGTTACAGTTCAAGGGGACACTTATGTGCCTATTCAAGATAAAGAGACTGGATGCAGCTCCAAGAGGACTAGCAGTAGTAATAGTTCTCCATCTACTACTGGCCAAATTGAATCCAGTCATAGAGTTGCCAATGAAGGCAATGAAGCCAATCAAGCAAATGAAGCCAATGTAGCCAATGAAATCAATCAAGTCAATGAAGCCATTGAAGCTAATGTAGCCAAT GAAGTTAATATAGCCAATGAAGCCAATCAAGTCAATCAAGCCAATGAAGCCAATGTAGCCAATCCCAGAAATCACCCTCAG GTGAATGAAGAAGAGGATTGTTATGCAGAGATCCTAAATGATGATATCATCAAGTTAGATGAATCAACACTCTCACGGCCATCGCCACCACAAGGGACAGCAAACAGGAGAATCaggctaagggttcccaaatcaacAGTTCCCAAATCAAGGGTTCCCAAATCAAGGGTTCCAACGGGAAATGGTTGTCAATGTTCCAAGCAATCATCAAACAAAATTAACACCTTCCTGTCATACCCTTTGGTGGTCTTCACTTTCTTCGTTTTCACTTTGTTAGCTCTAGGCTTCTTTTTTATTAGGAGGTCCCAAACTACTGCCCAATATTCTCAAGACCTCTCTAGAGTTTAA
- the LOC107613474 gene encoding NAC domain-containing protein 40 isoform X1 — translation MVDRDSSEAHMSIAASSIFPGFRFCPTDEELISYYLRKKLDGDEDSVQVISELELCTFEPWDLPGKSFIQSDNEWFFFSPRGRKYPNGSQSKRATECGYWKATGKERVVKSGQNVIGTKRTLVFHLGRAPKGERTEWIMHEYCVNDKSQDSLVICRLKRNTEFRASDHSNRTSHDSDCGVSEGVTVQGDTYVPIQDKETGCSSKRTSSSNSSPSTTGQIESSHRVANEGNEANQANEANVANEINQVNEAIEANVANIAKEANQANEVSVANEVNIANEANQVNQANEANVANPRNHPQVNEEEDCYAEILNDDIIKLDESTLSRPSPPQGTANRRIRLRVPKSTVPKSRVPKSRVPTGNGCQCSKQSSNKINTFLSYPLVVFTFFVFTLLALGFFFIRRSQTTAQYSQDLSRV, via the exons ATGGTGGACAGGGATTCAAGCGAAGCACACATGTCAATAGCAGCTTCTTCGATATTCCCTGGCTTTAGGTTCTGTCCCACTGACGAGGAGTTGATCTCTTATTACCTCAGGAAAAAGCTGGACGGTGATGAGGACAGTGTTCAGGTCATTTCGGAGCTTGAGCTTTGCACATTTGAGCCTTGGGATTTGCCAG GAAAATCCTTCATTCAATCTGACAACGAGTGGTTTTTCTTCTCGCCACGGGGGAGAAAGTATCCCAATGGTTCACAGAGTAAAAGGGCAACTGAATGTGGATATTGGAAGGCCACAGGGAAAGAACGCGTTGTAAAGTCTGGTCAGAATGTTATTGGTACCAAACGCACTTTGGTATTCCATCTCGGTCGAGCTCCTAAAGGCGAAAGAACTGAATGGATTATGCATGAGTACTGCGTCAATGACAAATCTCAG GATTCATTGGTAATTTGTCGGCTCAAGAGGAATACAGAATTCCGTGCAAGTGATCATTCTAACAGAACTTCACACGATAGTGATTGTGGAGTCTCAGAAGGAGTTACAGTTCAAGGGGACACTTATGTGCCTATTCAAGATAAAGAGACTGGATGCAGCTCCAAGAGGACTAGCAGTAGTAATAGTTCTCCATCTACTACTGGCCAAATTGAATCCAGTCATAGAGTTGCCAATGAAGGCAATGAAGCCAATCAAGCAAATGAAGCCAATGTAGCCAATGAAATCAATCAAGTCAATGAAGCCATTGAAGCTAATGTAGCCAATATAGCCAAGGAAGCCAATCAAGCCAATGAAGTCAGTGTAGCCAATGAAGTTAATATAGCCAATGAAGCCAATCAAGTCAATCAAGCCAATGAAGCCAATGTAGCCAATCCCAGAAATCACCCTCAG GTGAATGAAGAAGAGGATTGTTATGCAGAGATCCTAAATGATGATATCATCAAGTTAGATGAATCAACACTCTCACGGCCATCGCCACCACAAGGGACAGCAAACAGGAGAATCaggctaagggttcccaaatcaacAGTTCCCAAATCAAGGGTTCCCAAATCAAGGGTTCCAACGGGAAATGGTTGTCAATGTTCCAAGCAATCATCAAACAAAATTAACACCTTCCTGTCATACCCTTTGGTGGTCTTCACTTTCTTCGTTTTCACTTTGTTAGCTCTAGGCTTCTTTTTTATTAGGAGGTCCCAAACTACTGCCCAATATTCTCAAGACCTCTCTAGAGTTTAA
- the LOC107613475 gene encoding uncharacterized protein LOC107613475 isoform X2: MNFGFSRSHQSFEWKQQLVADVDSNTALSQKQHQITKGEETVKEKIILVQEKNIRRLNELVRHLQEQLQQCRGSNGTTNGTASPLAERILEFERQQILED; encoded by the exons ATGAATTTCGGGTTTTCTCGCTCACATCAATCT TTCGAGTGGAAGCAACAGCTAGTGGCCGATGTTGACTCAAATACCGCTCTATCTCAAAAGCAGCATCAGATTACAAAGGGTGAAGAAACTGTAAAGGAGAAG ATCATTTTAGTACAAGAAAAGAATATTCGAAGACTGAACGAGCTTGTGCGGCATCTCCAGGAACAACTGCAGCAGTGTAGAGGAAGCAATGGAACTACAAATGGCACTGCAAGCCCTCTAGCAGAGCGGATTCTGGAGTTCGAGCGACAACAGATTTTAGAGGATTAA
- the LOC107613475 gene encoding uncharacterized protein LOC107613475 isoform X1, producing MSRPMLLVFLLLILIITSQFEWKQQLVADVDSNTALSQKQHQITKGEETVKEKIILVQEKNIRRLNELVRHLQEQLQQCRGSNGTTNGTASPLAERILEFERQQILED from the exons ATGTCGAGGCCCATGTTGCTTGTTTTTCTGCTGCTTATACTCATAATCACTTCGCAGTTCGAGTGGAAGCAACAGCTAGTGGCCGATGTTGACTCAAATACCGCTCTATCTCAAAAGCAGCATCAGATTACAAAGGGTGAAGAAACTGTAAAGGAGAAG ATCATTTTAGTACAAGAAAAGAATATTCGAAGACTGAACGAGCTTGTGCGGCATCTCCAGGAACAACTGCAGCAGTGTAGAGGAAGCAATGGAACTACAAATGGCACTGCAAGCCCTCTAGCAGAGCGGATTCTGGAGTTCGAGCGACAACAGATTTTAGAGGATTAA